In a single window of the Anaerocolumna cellulosilytica genome:
- the pstA gene encoding phosphate ABC transporter permease PstA produces the protein MEKSNWNKRKWSDGFLKGLIYLSTALTVAILAVIIGFILYKGIPGVNLNFLVRNWDSRTTFVNVNKQAGEASTNPKYVPSLGITLEDEDDTVYIKEIESNSPVRKALNMKEQLYELKKSDIITKVDSENTKGMKAEEVAALIMGSSDAAIRLKVIRPGGGIMPMLISTIYIIILTLAIAGPIGISSAIYLNEYAKPGRVLRLIRFAIQNLAGIPSIIYGLFGMLVFVQIAKMQYSILAGALTLSIMLLPTIISATEEALKEIPKVYRESSFGLGATKLQTIRKIILPGALPGILVAMILGIGRIVGESAALIWTAGTVAQIPISLVGGEASAATLTTKMYWLIKETGDLSTASSIAVVLLILIIVLNVASKLITRLFLRKKGTN, from the coding sequence ATGGAAAAAAGCAATTGGAATAAAAGAAAATGGTCAGATGGGTTTTTAAAAGGGTTAATATACCTATCCACTGCCTTAACGGTAGCCATATTAGCAGTAATTATCGGTTTTATTTTATATAAAGGAATTCCAGGCGTAAACCTTAACTTTTTAGTACGTAACTGGGATAGTAGAACTACATTTGTAAATGTAAATAAACAAGCTGGTGAAGCTAGTACCAATCCAAAGTATGTACCCTCTTTAGGGATTACCCTTGAGGATGAGGACGATACTGTATATATAAAGGAAATAGAAAGTAATTCTCCGGTACGAAAAGCACTTAATATGAAGGAGCAGCTTTATGAGCTAAAGAAATCAGATATTATCACTAAGGTGGATTCAGAAAATACCAAAGGGATGAAAGCCGAAGAAGTAGCAGCTCTCATTATGGGAAGCAGTGACGCAGCTATAAGACTTAAAGTAATAAGACCTGGTGGCGGTATTATGCCTATGTTAATATCAACTATCTATATTATTATATTGACACTGGCAATCGCAGGTCCTATCGGAATCAGTTCTGCAATATACTTAAATGAGTATGCAAAACCCGGTCGTGTTCTCAGATTAATACGATTTGCCATACAAAATTTAGCAGGTATTCCTTCTATTATATATGGTTTATTTGGTATGCTGGTTTTTGTTCAAATAGCAAAAATGCAATATTCTATATTAGCAGGTGCGCTAACTTTAAGTATCATGCTTTTACCAACTATTATTTCAGCAACAGAAGAAGCGTTAAAGGAGATTCCCAAGGTTTATAGAGAGTCCTCCTTTGGATTGGGAGCCACAAAGCTTCAAACAATCAGAAAAATTATATTGCCAGGAGCACTTCCAGGTATTTTAGTTGCCATGATTTTAGGAATCGGCAGGATTGTGGGGGAATCTGCTGCATTAATTTGGACTGCTGGTACCGTAGCGCAGATTCCGATTTCACTGGTGGGCGGAGAGGCCTCGGCGGCAACTCTTACAACAAAGATGTATTGGTTAATTAAAGAGACCGGTGATCTTAGTACTGCCAGTTCTATAGCAGTGGTACTTCTTATATTAATCATCGTCCTGAATGTAGCCTCTAAGTTGATTACCAGGTTATTTTTAAGGAAAAAAGGAACAAACTAA
- a CDS encoding TIGR01906 family membrane protein → MKRLKMTDILIGIVFTFLFISVGVIAAVNFRYLYYFDINYLKIPELSGLDAAIIRENYDALIDYNSPFFKGGLNFPTLPASASGLQHFEEVKSIFMSFYFIAFISFVLALIIILYKKRKRDYSYLFISSLTVIILPIIVAIGCAINFDAAFIFFHKIFFRNDYWMFDPVTDPVITILPDTFFLHSLLFIIACVLLGSILLYTIYRILINRRWSSLTLK, encoded by the coding sequence GTGAAAAGATTGAAAATGACTGATATTTTGATTGGTATTGTATTTACCTTTCTGTTTATATCTGTTGGAGTCATTGCAGCTGTCAACTTCCGCTACCTTTATTATTTTGATATTAATTATCTGAAAATCCCCGAACTTTCAGGACTGGATGCGGCTATAATCCGCGAAAATTATGATGCTTTAATCGATTATAATTCTCCATTTTTTAAAGGTGGGTTAAACTTTCCGACTCTCCCCGCCTCTGCCTCTGGTTTACAACATTTTGAAGAAGTAAAGAGTATATTTATGTCCTTTTATTTTATTGCTTTTATCAGTTTTGTACTTGCTCTTATCATTATTCTGTACAAAAAAAGAAAGCGTGATTACAGTTATTTATTTATCTCCTCCCTAACAGTGATTATACTTCCAATCATTGTAGCTATAGGCTGCGCCATAAATTTTGATGCCGCCTTTATATTCTTTCATAAGATATTTTTTCGAAATGACTATTGGATGTTCGACCCGGTTACCGACCCGGTCATAACCATATTGCCGGACACATTTTTTCTCCATAGCCTGCTGTTTATTATTGCCTGTGTTCTATTAGGCAGTATTCTACTATACACTATCTACCGAATACTCATAAATAGAAGGTGGTCTTCTTTAACTTTAAAATAA
- the phoU gene encoding phosphate signaling complex protein PhoU: protein MRQTFIAQLEALNNDVIKMGSILELSTNEMILALDNTDTAISKKIIDRDDEIDLLEQQIEKDCINIIAKQQPLASDLRKITSIMKIITDIERIADHCVDISEYIIRLSKLPKVNPPKNLSDMISAMKKMVIGTIDSFVEGNLEKATKVIQADDEVDTYFEKITEELSETMQKDSNMVPQCICYLMIIKYLERMADHATNIAEWITFIVTGDLVIG, encoded by the coding sequence ATGAGACAAACATTTATTGCACAACTGGAAGCGCTGAACAATGACGTAATAAAGATGGGGAGTATTCTGGAACTATCAACAAATGAAATGATATTGGCACTTGATAATACGGATACCGCCATTTCAAAGAAAATAATAGATCGGGATGATGAAATTGATTTATTGGAACAGCAGATTGAAAAGGATTGTATTAATATTATTGCAAAGCAGCAGCCGTTAGCAAGCGACTTAAGAAAAATTACATCTATTATGAAAATTATTACAGACATTGAACGAATTGCAGACCACTGTGTGGATATATCAGAATACATTATACGTTTAAGTAAACTGCCCAAAGTAAATCCTCCCAAAAATTTGTCTGATATGATTAGTGCTATGAAAAAGATGGTAATTGGTACCATTGACAGTTTTGTAGAAGGCAATCTGGAAAAGGCTACGAAGGTAATTCAGGCAGATGATGAAGTTGATACTTATTTTGAAAAAATAACGGAAGAATTGTCAGAAACCATGCAAAAAGATTCAAATATGGTACCGCAATGTATCTGTTACTTGATGATTATAAAATATTTGGAAAGAATGGCAGACCATGCAACAAATATCGCAGAGTGGATAACCTTTATTGTAACGGGTGACTTAGTAATTGGATGA
- the pstC gene encoding phosphate ABC transporter permease subunit PstC, giving the protein MKKIAYKDNKISKRSEFPEKLFHGIFLVCALASVLSVIAIILFVFSKGLKPFFGDDAYSFLKFITGMKWDPGNDIYGVFYMIAGSVLATLGAIVLGVPIGLLTAVFIAEIAPKKLVAIIKPAIELLAGIPSVIYGAFGLGVIVPAINKISPTGQGESLLAVICVLTIMILPTIISLSESSIRAVPKSYREASLGLGASKTQTIFKAVIPAARSGILTATVLGIGRAIGETMAVMMIAGNNIGGLPKSIFSKIRPLTTNIAMEMGYASGKHQDMLFATGVILFVFIMVINITLIKLTSRLGSQGSSS; this is encoded by the coding sequence ATGAAAAAGATTGCATACAAAGATAATAAGATAAGCAAACGTAGTGAGTTTCCAGAAAAGCTATTTCACGGAATATTTCTGGTATGTGCACTGGCAAGTGTACTAAGCGTTATCGCCATAATTCTCTTTGTGTTCTCCAAAGGCTTGAAACCGTTCTTCGGAGATGATGCATACAGCTTCTTAAAATTTATAACCGGAATGAAATGGGATCCCGGCAATGATATATATGGAGTATTCTATATGATTGCTGGTTCTGTACTGGCAACCCTGGGCGCAATTGTGCTCGGGGTTCCCATTGGTTTATTAACTGCTGTATTCATTGCTGAGATAGCGCCAAAAAAATTAGTGGCAATTATAAAACCGGCCATCGAATTGTTGGCCGGAATTCCGTCTGTTATTTACGGAGCGTTTGGTTTAGGGGTAATAGTACCGGCCATTAATAAGATATCACCGACCGGCCAAGGAGAATCCTTATTGGCCGTAATCTGCGTATTAACGATTATGATTCTGCCAACCATTATATCACTTAGTGAAAGTAGTATACGGGCTGTTCCAAAATCTTATAGGGAAGCCTCCTTAGGTCTTGGTGCATCCAAAACCCAGACTATATTTAAAGCAGTTATTCCTGCGGCACGTTCAGGTATCCTGACTGCAACTGTACTTGGTATCGGAAGGGCCATCGGTGAAACCATGGCAGTTATGATGATTGCAGGTAATAATATTGGAGGTCTGCCAAAAAGTATCTTTTCAAAAATACGACCTCTTACTACTAATATTGCCATGGAAATGGGCTATGCATCTGGCAAGCATCAAGACATGCTATTTGCAACCGGAGTAATACTGTTTGTCTTTATAATGGTAATTAACATAACACTAATAAAACTAACCAGCAGACTGGGCAGCCAGGGCTCTAGCAGTTAA
- the pstB gene encoding phosphate ABC transporter ATP-binding protein PstB — MNDTVKFSVKDLDLYYGNFQALKKINMEIYKGKITAFIGPSGCGKSTFLKTINRMNDLIESVKITGSITMDGVDIYKDMDAIQLRTRVGMVFQQPNPFPMSIYDNVAYGPRIHGIKKKSVLDEIVERSLKQAAIWEEVKDKLKKSALAVSGGQQQRICIARTLAIEPEVILMDEPTSALDPISTLKIEDLATELKQQYSIIIVTHNMQQAGRISDKTAFFLTGEVVEYGDTEQIFNKPKNKKTEDYITGRFG; from the coding sequence GTGAACGATACAGTTAAATTTTCAGTAAAGGATTTGGACTTGTATTACGGTAATTTCCAGGCCCTAAAAAAGATAAATATGGAAATCTATAAAGGTAAAATTACAGCTTTTATCGGTCCTTCCGGCTGTGGTAAATCAACATTTTTAAAGACCATTAACCGCATGAATGATTTGATAGAAAGTGTAAAGATTACAGGAAGTATAACCATGGATGGTGTAGATATTTATAAGGACATGGATGCCATTCAATTAAGAACCAGAGTAGGAATGGTATTTCAACAGCCTAATCCATTTCCTATGAGCATATATGATAATGTAGCATATGGTCCAAGAATACATGGAATTAAGAAAAAGAGTGTACTGGATGAAATCGTAGAGCGTTCTTTAAAACAGGCAGCAATCTGGGAAGAAGTAAAAGATAAATTAAAGAAAAGTGCGTTGGCCGTATCCGGTGGGCAGCAGCAAAGAATTTGTATTGCAAGAACCTTAGCCATAGAACCAGAAGTAATTCTAATGGATGAACCTACCTCAGCTCTTGACCCTATTTCTACTCTAAAAATAGAAGATTTGGCAACAGAGTTAAAGCAGCAGTATTCTATTATTATTGTAACTCATAACATGCAGCAGGCTGGTAGAATATCTGATAAAACAGCATTTTTCCTTACTGGTGAAGTGGTGGAATATGGTGACACCGAGCAAATTTTTAATAAGCCTAAAAATAAAAAGACAGAAGATTACATTACGGGTAGATTCGGTTAA
- a CDS encoding sensor histidine kinase translates to MHKKLYFSYLAIILLAIGMSAFIFWNKGYEYVYEQSQEYYLNQAKLMADIFSEEEMDSNNDYETFVLKYSVKYKFRITLIDKEGKVLADSSTEERLENHKSREEVIGALRGNSVTVNRYSKTMGQEYSYSAVPLKNGDLEGVLRISLPIAQIKFLNRQFADSIVYAIILCFILAVIAAAVFTNLLAKPVNEVARAAGRISEGDYNIKIYTRDKSVVGKLADSFNIMAANLKGTIDNLTKRNAELEAMLSSMTAGVVAIGDTSEILFYNKAFLEVVKPDKEIIQGVSLYNFLRNAAVFDAIDQVRDTNSSVTKEGTLLKKTIRNIRVTATPLGLEGEHYFGVLLIIEDVTQLKKLESIRTDFVSNVTHELKTPLTSIRGFIDTLKNGAIKDEAIANRFLDIIDIEAERLYSLIQDILLLSEIESKREYESLPCDINETINAVIELLQPKITDKVKINFCPKPYVRPFYCNPDRMKQLFINLLDNAIKYTEEGTISVDCLEEGNTLFVQIKDTGIGIEKEHLARIFERFYRVDRGRSRKQGGTGLGLSIVKHIVELYNGNIQVDSTLGVGTEFKISFPYLAGLK, encoded by the coding sequence ATGCATAAGAAACTATATTTCAGTTACCTTGCTATCATCCTGCTCGCCATTGGCATGTCTGCATTTATTTTCTGGAATAAAGGCTATGAGTATGTCTATGAGCAAAGCCAGGAGTATTATTTGAATCAGGCAAAACTGATGGCAGATATTTTTTCAGAGGAAGAAATGGATTCCAATAATGATTATGAAACCTTTGTACTAAAATATTCGGTAAAATATAAGTTTCGTATCACTTTAATTGATAAAGAGGGAAAGGTGCTGGCAGACTCTAGTACCGAGGAAAGACTGGAAAATCACAAAAGCCGGGAAGAGGTTATAGGTGCTTTAAGGGGTAACAGTGTAACTGTTAACCGTTATTCCAAAACTATGGGACAGGAGTATTCCTATAGTGCTGTCCCACTAAAGAACGGAGATTTAGAAGGAGTACTGCGAATATCCCTGCCCATAGCCCAAATTAAATTTTTAAACAGACAGTTTGCAGATTCCATAGTGTATGCTATCATACTTTGTTTTATACTTGCAGTAATTGCAGCAGCAGTATTTACGAACCTGTTGGCAAAGCCTGTTAACGAAGTAGCAAGAGCCGCAGGGCGTATATCTGAAGGCGATTATAATATTAAGATATATACAAGGGACAAATCCGTTGTAGGAAAACTGGCTGATTCTTTTAATATTATGGCTGCTAATCTAAAAGGTACAATTGATAATTTAACCAAGAGAAATGCTGAATTGGAAGCTATGTTGAGCAGTATGACAGCCGGCGTAGTAGCAATTGGAGATACCAGCGAGATATTATTTTACAATAAAGCTTTTTTAGAAGTGGTTAAGCCGGATAAAGAAATAATTCAGGGTGTATCCTTATATAATTTCTTACGAAATGCTGCGGTATTTGATGCCATTGATCAGGTAAGGGACACGAATAGCAGTGTGACAAAAGAGGGAACCCTGTTAAAGAAAACAATACGTAACATCAGAGTTACAGCAACACCACTTGGTCTGGAAGGCGAACATTATTTTGGTGTACTTTTGATTATTGAGGATGTTACACAGCTTAAAAAACTAGAAAGTATACGTACAGATTTTGTATCCAATGTAACTCACGAATTGAAGACACCATTAACCTCAATCCGAGGCTTTATTGATACACTAAAAAACGGAGCAATTAAGGATGAAGCAATAGCAAACCGTTTTCTCGATATTATAGATATAGAAGCGGAACGGTTATATAGTCTGATACAGGACATATTGTTATTATCAGAAATTGAATCAAAAAGGGAATATGAATCCTTGCCCTGTGATATAAATGAAACCATTAATGCGGTGATTGAGCTGCTTCAGCCAAAGATTACCGATAAGGTAAAGATAAATTTCTGCCCGAAGCCTTATGTAAGACCCTTTTACTGTAATCCAGACCGTATGAAGCAATTATTTATCAACCTGCTAGACAATGCTATTAAATATACGGAGGAAGGAACTATTTCCGTTGATTGTCTGGAGGAAGGGAATACATTGTTTGTACAAATTAAGGATACCGGTATTGGAATCGAGAAAGAACATCTGGCTAGAATTTTTGAACGATTCTACCGGGTAGATAGGGGACGTTCCAGAAAGCAAGGCGGGACTGGTCTTGGCTTGTCCATAGTAAAGCATATTGTAGAGCTTTATAATGGAAATATTCAGGTAGATAGTACCTTAGGCGTTGGAACAGAATTTAAAATCAGCTTTCCCTACCTGGCAGGACTCAAATAA
- a CDS encoding response regulator transcription factor, producing MKTVLAVDDEEHILELLTYNLERDGFRVIQADSGETALELIDKEKIDIVLLDWMLPGIDGIEVLRRIRAGKPHRTLPVIFLTAKGDEISKVVGLEVGSDDYLVKPFGVHELLARIKAVLRRSEASFETDEAEKEEKIVIDYLELNRSRRTVTVRGEAVELSYKEFELLYLLAKNRGIVFTRDNLLEKVWGYDYIGETRTVDVHVSNLRKKIEQDESHPIYIKTVRGMGYKFA from the coding sequence ATGAAGACTGTTTTAGCAGTGGATGATGAAGAACATATTTTAGAATTGCTGACCTACAATTTAGAAAGGGATGGTTTTCGAGTAATACAGGCAGATAGCGGAGAGACAGCGTTAGAATTGATTGATAAAGAAAAAATCGATATTGTATTGCTGGATTGGATGCTTCCGGGTATTGATGGTATTGAAGTTTTACGCCGTATCCGGGCAGGTAAGCCACACAGAACACTTCCGGTTATTTTCCTCACTGCAAAAGGTGATGAAATCAGTAAGGTAGTAGGGCTGGAAGTTGGCTCCGATGATTACTTGGTAAAACCGTTTGGTGTGCATGAGCTTTTAGCAAGAATAAAAGCAGTTCTTAGAAGAAGTGAGGCCAGCTTTGAGACAGATGAAGCAGAAAAAGAAGAAAAGATTGTTATAGATTATCTGGAGCTTAACCGGTCAAGACGGACCGTAACTGTAAGGGGTGAAGCAGTGGAATTATCTTATAAAGAGTTTGAACTTTTGTATCTTTTAGCTAAAAATCGAGGAATCGTATTTACAAGGGATAACTTACTTGAAAAGGTATGGGGCTACGACTATATTGGAGAAACCAGGACTGTGGATGTTCATGTTAGTAATTTGCGTAAAAAAATTGAACAGGATGAAAGTCATCCGATATATATTAAGACAGTACGAGGTATGGGATATAAATTTGCATAA
- a CDS encoding phosphate ABC transporter substrate-binding protein, with translation MKRMKKILITLLTIALIGALGGCSSNSNSETNTDVTPTTEPTAEATKAPEATTEPTEAAETDGDLSGTISITGSTSVEKILMDMIDEFTALNPDVNINYTGTGSSAGIADTLAGSNDIGASSRELKDEEKVDGLKQVIFAYDGIAVAVNPANTVTDITLEDLVKIYSGEITNWNQVGGSDANIVVVSREGASGTRGAFEELIKLEDAGGLVEDATVLEGNGNVQQSVAGNANAIGYVSFSFIDETVKALTVGGVEPTAENAKAGTYSLSRPFIFASMEATQTPVAKAFLEFAVSEDGQGFVEDHGGIRVD, from the coding sequence ATGAAGAGAATGAAAAAAATACTGATTACACTTTTAACCATCGCACTAATCGGAGCTTTGGGTGGATGTTCCAGCAACAGTAACAGTGAAACAAATACAGATGTAACGCCGACAACAGAACCCACTGCGGAGGCAACTAAGGCACCGGAAGCAACAACAGAGCCAACAGAAGCTGCCGAAACGGATGGAGACTTATCAGGAACTATTTCTATAACAGGCTCCACTTCCGTAGAAAAGATTTTAATGGATATGATTGATGAATTTACAGCTTTAAATCCAGATGTAAATATTAATTATACAGGAACCGGTTCTTCTGCCGGTATAGCAGACACTTTAGCAGGTTCTAATGACATCGGTGCATCTTCCAGAGAATTAAAGGATGAAGAAAAAGTGGATGGTTTAAAACAAGTAATTTTTGCATATGACGGTATTGCAGTTGCTGTAAACCCTGCAAACACCGTAACAGATATAACCTTAGAAGATTTAGTTAAAATTTATAGCGGTGAAATCACCAACTGGAACCAGGTAGGTGGAAGTGATGCAAACATCGTTGTAGTATCCAGAGAAGGTGCTTCTGGAACAAGAGGAGCGTTTGAGGAGTTAATTAAGCTAGAAGACGCAGGCGGGTTAGTAGAAGATGCTACGGTTCTTGAAGGTAACGGTAATGTTCAGCAGTCTGTAGCAGGTAATGCAAATGCTATTGGTTATGTATCTTTCTCCTTTATTGATGAAACAGTAAAAGCTTTGACAGTAGGTGGTGTAGAACCTACAGCAGAAAATGCAAAGGCAGGAACCTATAGCTTATCCAGACCATTTATTTTCGCATCAATGGAAGCAACTCAGACACCTGTGGCAAAAGCTTTCTTAGAATTTGCGGTAAGTGAAGACGGTCAGGGATTTGTAGAAGATCACGGAGGCATCAGAGTAGACTAA
- the purH gene encoding bifunctional phosphoribosylaminoimidazolecarboxamide formyltransferase/IMP cyclohydrolase — MRALISVSDKTGIVEFAKELVGMGIEIISTGGTYGKLKEAGIAAIEISEVTGFPECLDGRVKTLHPKVHAGLLAMRSKKEHMEQLKELEVETIDIVVVNLYPFKATILKDGVTREEAVENIDIGGPTMLRSAAKNYQDVAVVVDPDDYTKVLKELKGEGAVSLDTKFYLMQKVFMHTSSYDTMIADYLRKERKDTELPDTLTMTFEKVQDMRYGENPHQKAAFYREIGRLTGSIADAVQLNGKELSFNNINDTNGALELLKEFTEPTVVACKHGNPCGVGSSENIYEAWNKAYEADKVSIFGGIVVANRMVTLKMAEDMVKVFLEVIVAPDYEKEALALLQTKKNVRVLKLTEIEVPQNENAYDLKKVNGGLIVQTIDSKLLVEEDMKVVTARVPSEKEMNDLLFAWRVVKFVKSNGIALAKDRQSIGIGPGQVNRVWATRQSIEHAGELIGEDAARDAVLASDAFFPFDDCVEAAHQAGITAIIQPGGSVRDEDSINKCNEYGIAMVFTGMRHFKH, encoded by the coding sequence ATGAGAGCATTAATTAGTGTATCAGACAAGACCGGTATTGTAGAATTTGCCAAGGAATTAGTGGGAATGGGCATAGAAATTATTTCTACCGGAGGAACTTATGGTAAGTTAAAAGAGGCAGGAATAGCAGCCATAGAAATTTCGGAAGTAACAGGTTTTCCGGAATGTCTGGATGGCAGAGTTAAAACACTGCATCCGAAAGTTCATGCCGGGTTATTAGCGATGAGAAGCAAGAAAGAACATATGGAACAGTTAAAGGAGCTTGAAGTAGAGACCATAGATATTGTTGTGGTAAATTTGTATCCTTTTAAGGCAACTATATTAAAGGATGGGGTTACCAGAGAAGAGGCAGTAGAAAACATTGATATTGGTGGGCCTACCATGCTTCGCAGTGCTGCAAAAAACTATCAGGATGTTGCAGTTGTTGTTGACCCTGATGATTATACCAAGGTCTTAAAGGAGCTAAAGGGAGAAGGTGCAGTATCTTTAGACACGAAATTCTATCTGATGCAAAAGGTATTTATGCACACTTCAAGCTATGACACTATGATTGCAGACTATCTTCGAAAGGAAAGAAAGGATACGGAACTTCCAGACACTCTTACCATGACCTTTGAAAAGGTTCAGGACATGCGTTATGGAGAAAATCCCCATCAAAAAGCAGCCTTTTACAGGGAAATTGGCAGGTTGACAGGTTCTATAGCAGATGCTGTACAGTTAAATGGAAAAGAGTTATCCTTTAATAATATTAATGATACTAACGGCGCACTTGAATTGCTAAAAGAATTTACAGAACCTACAGTGGTTGCCTGCAAACATGGAAATCCTTGTGGTGTGGGCAGCAGTGAGAATATATATGAGGCCTGGAATAAAGCCTATGAAGCCGACAAGGTTTCTATCTTTGGAGGAATTGTAGTGGCAAATCGTATGGTTACTCTAAAGATGGCGGAGGATATGGTTAAGGTATTCTTAGAAGTGATTGTTGCACCGGATTATGAAAAAGAAGCTTTGGCATTATTGCAGACAAAGAAAAATGTGAGGGTTCTTAAGCTTACAGAGATTGAAGTACCACAGAATGAAAATGCATATGATTTAAAAAAGGTAAATGGTGGTTTAATTGTGCAGACCATTGATAGTAAGTTATTAGTAGAAGAGGATATGAAGGTTGTTACAGCCCGTGTTCCAAGTGAAAAAGAAATGAACGATTTATTATTTGCCTGGAGGGTTGTTAAGTTTGTGAAGTCCAATGGTATTGCACTTGCAAAGGACAGACAAAGTATTGGAATTGGGCCGGGGCAGGTAAATCGTGTGTGGGCAACAAGACAAAGCATTGAACACGCCGGTGAGTTAATAGGTGAAGACGCAGCAAGAGATGCGGTGTTAGCTTCTGATGCTTTCTTCCCTTTTGATGATTGCGTGGAGGCTGCTCATCAGGCAGGTATTACTGCCATTATTCAACCAGGTGGCTCTGTAAGGGATGAAGATTCCATTAATAAGTGCAATGAATATGGAATAGCCATGGTATTTACAGGAATGAGACATTTTAAACATTAA